A stretch of Prunus dulcis chromosome 6, ALMONDv2, whole genome shotgun sequence DNA encodes these proteins:
- the LOC117630575 gene encoding putative pentatricopeptide repeat-containing protein At5g37570: MPTIRSCSSLASPNSLPSSFLASIATLLKVCKTQYHLQQVHAQIIQKGLEQDCFLITQFICLFVRMKREEGVPDRYTYPSLVKACASEAKVWEGRAIHGSAVRGGVVEACHSLGVMHRDLKPENFLFDSEEEDAALKATDFGLSVFCSAF; the protein is encoded by the coding sequence aTGCCTACCATCCGCTCCTGCTCATCGTTAGCTTCACCCAATAGCTTGCCCAGTTCGTTTTTAGCCTCAATCGCGACTTTGCTCAAAGTCTGTAAAACCCAATACCATCTACAACAAGTTCATGCGCAGATTATACAGAAGGGTTTAGAGCAAGACTGCTTTCTCATAACCCAGTTCATTTGCCTCTTTGTTCGGAtgaagagagaggagggtgTTCCCGATAGGTATACGTACCCATCTCTCGTTAAGGCCTGCGCGAGTGAGGCGAAGGTCTGGGAAGGCAGGGCAATACATGGGTCTGCTGTGAGGGGTGGGGTTGTGGAGGCTTGCCATTCACTTGGGGTTATGCATAGAGATCTAAAGCCTGAGAATTTCTTGTTTGATAGTGAGGAGGAAGATGCTGCTCTTAAAGCCACAGACTTTGGCCTCTCTGTTTTCTGCAGTGCTTTCTAG